AACCGGACATATCTATAACACCGAGCACAGAAAAATTTTTGAGGCAATAGAACAGAGGGATGCCGATATGGCCAAACTTACTATGCGCCGCCATCTTGATAATCTTATGCAGAGTGTTGAAAAAACAGAATAATCCCTTACCACCCCCCGCCGGCAATTACAATCCGCTTTTTACTCATAAAATATCCCTCCCTCATTCATCATCAAAGAGTAGCTAATGGCATCATTATAATGAAATGGACATGTGATGTCAAATATTCTCATAATAGAGGTGTGGTAAGGTTATTCTTATTGTATTAGCAAGTGTTTTAAATGTTTTATGAAATAATATTTGCCTGCTTTCAAAAATAAGCCTTGACCAATGCGGCATTTTCCTGTAATCTTAAACTGAAAAAACAAATCATTTATGATGAGCCATGTGTTTAGCTGAAGGGAGTAATTTCAATGAATTCAGGCAGAGCAGCATTGGAAATGCTGAGGGGATATCGAGTTACAGACATCTTTGGCCTCCCAGGCGAGACAACTTTGAGTCTCTACCGTGCCTGGAAGGATTATCCTGATATACATTACCACCTTTGCCGTGATGAGCGCAGCTCAGTTTTTATGGCTGATGCCTATGCAAAATCATCCGGAAAGGTGGGGGTGTGCGAGGGACCGAGCGTAGGGTGCACACACATGATACCTGGCGTCACAGAAGCATTCCAGTCATGTGTGCCGCTTATCTGTATAACTTCGGATATACCGCTCAAATTCGGCACGAACAATATGCTGACCGGCTGCGACCAGACAGCACTCTTCAAGAGTATCACAAAGGACAGTTATACTGTAAACAGACCTGAGGAGCTTCCGCATCTCTTCCGCCGTGCCTTTAGAACTGCGACTACAGGCAGGCCGGGGCCTGTTCATATCAGGATACCGAGCGACATATTCGACAGCGAGGTACCAGACAGCGAGGTTTACGCACAGCCGCGTTATGCAACCTTTCCCGGCTGTCGGAGCACCGCGGCGCAGGAGGATATTGCCATGGCGGCAGATCTCATCGCCAAGGCAGAATGTCCTGTCATGATATGCGGACAGGGGGTCGTGCATTCAGGCGCCTGGCGCGAGGTACAATCCATATCAGAAAAACAGAATATGCCAATGGGCAGCAGCATCAATGCAAAGGGGGCAATTCCAGAAAACCATCCTCTGTCGCTCGGCGTGATCGGAGCACGCGGCGGACGAAAATGGGGAAACGATATCATAATGGACGCAGATCTCGTCCTCTTTGTCGGCTCAAGTACGGATTCTGCATCCACGGACAGCTGGAGTATCCCAAACCCCAAATCAGGCCAGGTTTTCATCCAGATAGACACGTCCGAGCGCGAGCTTGGCAATAATTACAATGCGCTGCCCCTTTTCGGCGATGCCCGCGAAACGCTGAGGGGCCTTATCTCCGCTCTTGATAATAAAAAAACTCCGTGCCGCAAAGACTGGGTGGCACGTGTCGCAAGAGAAAGAGCCGTACATGAGAAAAAGCTCCAGGCGCTTATGACCATGGAGGGGGATAACATCCACCCGCTCTCACTGGTTCGGACTATAGAAAAGATCGTTCCGGACAATGCATTTTTTGCCGTAGACCCGGGAACCTCGGCGGTTTATTCAGCAGGCTTCATGCGCCTTGAAAAAGCGGGGCGGCGCACCGCCTATAATTTTTCAATGGGCGCGCTGGGGTATGCGATACCTGCTGCAATCGGGGCAAGATTCGGGGTATCACAGAACACGCCGGTAATAGGCCTGGTCGGCGATGGGAGTTTCGGATTCTGTGCCGGGGAACTTGAGACAGCGGCGCGTCTGGGGCTCAAAATCATTTATATCCTCTTCAACAACCAGACATTCGGCTGGATAAGGGGAACTGAGTATGTCCAGACAGGAGAGAAACTTACGCCATGGTATTCTCAGTTTACCGACTTTTCCAATGTTGATTACGTTAAATTTGCAGAATCTTTGGGGTTCAAGGGATTCCGCGCTGATAAACTCTCCGATTTTAAGAGGATCTTTACTAAGTGCCTCGCAGAAGACAGCCCATGTCTCATCGACGTTCCCGTCACTCCTGAAGACAGGCAGATCCCTCCGGTCCCAGGCTGGACAGGATCTGGAACAGCGGATCCAGATGAGATGATTTATTAAAATACCAATAAAAAATTTTTTTTGCAACTATAAGAAAACTGGATCAAGAAATCAGAAACCCTGCAAAAATATAGCAGAGGGAAGGATATTTCGCTTCCCTCCGCTATTTCTTGTTTACCGCCGGGGAGACTTTCATTATGCTGAACACAGTGGAGGCCAGTTTGCCCTTTGTCAGCACCTTTGTGCCCGTAAGTTCATCTATCACATCCTCATATCTTTTGAGGTCTTTTTTGTAAAGCTCTTTGAGCCATTCTGAAAATTCATCTACCCGCACCGGTTCCTGCATATCCCTTTTTGGAAAATCTCTGATGCCGAAGGCTCTGCGGAAGGCATCCCTTATCTCGACCCAGTGCATTTCCTCATATACACCGAAGTTCGTTTCTGCGCGTGGATCCATGTAGCCGTACAGAGTTGAAGCTTCCACTCCGGGCCATGATACCGAATATTCCGGTACATCCTCAAAACGGTAAAGGGAGAGGCGCGCCTTAGCCCTCAACAGTTCACTCTGTACATCGAGAGGGCGTAGAGCACGCGGCTGTACCTTTTGTTGAACCGCCAGTGCGGCTATCACTCCGGCAGCCTGTCCCGTAAGCATAGTGACAGGCTGGAGGCGCGTTGTCCCGTTAACTACGCGCGAAACGGAGATATTCTTCTCTGCAGCAAGAAGTCCGTTTACCTTTTCTGGTATCAGGACACCGAAAGGTATCTGAAAAAGACCTCCCTCGCCCTGCCCGTCATTGGGGATCTTTTCAGCCGTTTCACCGAGATCTTTGTCTAAATATTTCGTATCGTGGTTGCCATGAATATCTATTGGATATTCGCCCAGTGCAACGCTGTCAGGGATGTTCTTAACGGTCCTCTTGAGTATCGGGTCTTTTCTGATATCATCAACCGTCATCGTTGTGATGCCGATGATCCTTCTGCTCTCACGCACATATGGGAATGGCGGAAAGTGCTTAAGGATGGGAGCATAACGCTCCGGCATCTCCTTCCACTCCTGCCAGTTATTGCTGAACCAGCCGCCATAGCCCTGCCTGTCATCTACAGACCAGTCGGACATACCAAGCTCATGCTGCATGTAATAAATGAACGCCAGGGTCTTGGCCATAGCCATGCGTTCTGAGTAAAGGCGATAATTTCGGCTCTCAAGGAATTCTACTGAAAGGCCGGGTACGCCGCTGTCCTTACCCGGATAATCATTTGCCCAGTTTATTGCAGTTTTTGTTACCAATGGCCATGTTGTCGGATCTCCGCCGTCAATAACAGCCCTGCTTGCCAAGTCCGGCATTGCGCGGTAGGCGTTGTGGGTCGGTACGTCAAAGGGATATTCTCCGGGCCAGGTATTCCCGTCCTTTCTGATTATAGCCCTGAATTTAAAAAGATATTCTGTGTAGCCGGGCGGCGGCACCGAAACCTTAAGTTCCGGAGGAAGTCCTCCCGGATATCGCTTAATGACTGCAGTATAAGTAATATCCTGGATTATGCCCTCTTTGTCTATCTTCGGGGAGACACTGTTTCCGGCACGGTAACGTGCACCTGTCATCGGGATGAAATCACCGCACTCTGTGGCATCTATAAATATCTTGGCGTTTAACCTGATATTCTTGCCGTCAGCGTCAAAAACAGCCGAAACAACTTTGTTGCCTGATTTTTTAACCGATAGAAGTTTAGCTTTGAGGATCACTTTAACATGTCCTGTTTCGCCGAGCATCTCCAGCAGTATTTTCTGCCCTACCCATGGCTCAAAAGCAATTGTGTCGCTTCCCCAGTAGCAGACGTTGACGTTTTTTCCCCATGCAGAGTAGAAGTCACGTACCCTATTGATAAATTCAAGATAGATTCCGGTCCGTGTCATTGTCTTATCATCCATAGTACTTACTGCGGCACCGGTCATCTGTCCTCCGACCCAGTCGGACTGCTCTACGAGAGCCACCGACATCCCCATCCTGGCTGCCTGTATAGCTGCGGCACATCCGCCCGTCCCGGCTCCGACAACAACAATGTCGTAAGGCTCTGCCTCTTCTGCAATGGCCTGACCACCAACAGGGGATAAGACAAACAAAGAAATTATAAAAATTGCAGCAACAAATTTTTTTCTCAAAACATTGCCTCCATGAAGAAAACTTATTCTCTGAAATCAAACCTTCAGATTATATACCCTTTACCCGATAATTTATCAATAAGCGAAGTAATATGGGTTATAATCTATTGAAAAATAAGCTGTTCTGGAGGCATGATCCAACAGATGTCCACTACATCGCCCAACACCCTTACACAAAAATCAGTCCGCCCTATTGACTATGCGATGATCCTCACCACCGTCACGATATGGGGTGGCAGCTTTGCGGCGACAAAGCTGGCTCTCGCCCAGGCTGAGCCGATGTTGATACTTTGGCTGCGCCTGGTTATAGGCATGCCCGTACTGTTTGTGGGCATATGTCTTGAAGGTTCACTTCGCCTGCCTACGAAATCAGAAGCCTTGCCCCTTTTCCTCATGGGTTTCCAGGGGATTTTCTTTCACCAGGCCATACAGAGCTATGCGATGAAGACTGCCGGAGCCGCCAACGCAAACTGGATGATGATAGCGTCTCCGGCTCTTGTCGCGATCCTCAGCAGGATTTTCCTAAAAGAAAAAATATCCAAAACAGGCATATTCGGACTCATATTCTCTGCGATAGGCGTCCTGCTTGTTATCGGCCTCGGCACAAGGAGAACTGCGACAACCGGCAGTTTCGGCAGTACCGGTGACATGATAATGCTATTTTCCGTCCTGAACTGGGCTGTATTCCTCGTTATTTCGCGTGGGGCACTCAAAACGGATCTGCCCCCTGCTTTTGTAATATTCTGGGAGATGTTCTTTTCCCTTATCTCAGCGACAATTTTTGTATATACTATCGGCAGTGATTTTTCGGTTATCCCTTCCTTTACATTGGGGACCTGGTCCGCACTGGTATTTCTTGGCGCTTTTTCCTCTGCGCTGGCATACCT
The Synergistaceae bacterium genome window above contains:
- a CDS encoding FCD domain-containing protein codes for the protein MYNTEHRKIFEAIEQRDADMAKLTMRRHLDNLMQSVEKTE
- a CDS encoding thiamine pyrophosphate-binding protein encodes the protein MNSGRAALEMLRGYRVTDIFGLPGETTLSLYRAWKDYPDIHYHLCRDERSSVFMADAYAKSSGKVGVCEGPSVGCTHMIPGVTEAFQSCVPLICITSDIPLKFGTNNMLTGCDQTALFKSITKDSYTVNRPEELPHLFRRAFRTATTGRPGPVHIRIPSDIFDSEVPDSEVYAQPRYATFPGCRSTAAQEDIAMAADLIAKAECPVMICGQGVVHSGAWREVQSISEKQNMPMGSSINAKGAIPENHPLSLGVIGARGGRKWGNDIIMDADLVLFVGSSTDSASTDSWSIPNPKSGQVFIQIDTSERELGNNYNALPLFGDARETLRGLISALDNKKTPCRKDWVARVARERAVHEKKLQALMTMEGDNIHPLSLVRTIEKIVPDNAFFAVDPGTSAVYSAGFMRLEKAGRRTAYNFSMGALGYAIPAAIGARFGVSQNTPVIGLVGDGSFGFCAGELETAARLGLKIIYILFNNQTFGWIRGTEYVQTGEKLTPWYSQFTDFSNVDYVKFAESLGFKGFRADKLSDFKRIFTKCLAEDSPCLIDVPVTPEDRQIPPVPGWTGSGTADPDEMIY
- a CDS encoding FAD-dependent oxidoreductase, with protein sequence MRKKFVAAIFIISLFVLSPVGGQAIAEEAEPYDIVVVGAGTGGCAAAIQAARMGMSVALVEQSDWVGGQMTGAAVSTMDDKTMTRTGIYLEFINRVRDFYSAWGKNVNVCYWGSDTIAFEPWVGQKILLEMLGETGHVKVILKAKLLSVKKSGNKVVSAVFDADGKNIRLNAKIFIDATECGDFIPMTGARYRAGNSVSPKIDKEGIIQDITYTAVIKRYPGGLPPELKVSVPPPGYTEYLFKFRAIIRKDGNTWPGEYPFDVPTHNAYRAMPDLASRAVIDGGDPTTWPLVTKTAINWANDYPGKDSGVPGLSVEFLESRNYRLYSERMAMAKTLAFIYYMQHELGMSDWSVDDRQGYGGWFSNNWQEWKEMPERYAPILKHFPPFPYVRESRRIIGITTMTVDDIRKDPILKRTVKNIPDSVALGEYPIDIHGNHDTKYLDKDLGETAEKIPNDGQGEGGLFQIPFGVLIPEKVNGLLAAEKNISVSRVVNGTTRLQPVTMLTGQAAGVIAALAVQQKVQPRALRPLDVQSELLRAKARLSLYRFEDVPEYSVSWPGVEASTLYGYMDPRAETNFGVYEEMHWVEIRDAFRRAFGIRDFPKRDMQEPVRVDEFSEWLKELYKKDLKRYEDVIDELTGTKVLTKGKLASTVFSIMKVSPAVNKK
- a CDS encoding DMT family transporter; amino-acid sequence: MSTTSPNTLTQKSVRPIDYAMILTTVTIWGGSFAATKLALAQAEPMLILWLRLVIGMPVLFVGICLEGSLRLPTKSEALPLFLMGFQGIFFHQAIQSYAMKTAGAANANWMMIASPALVAILSRIFLKEKISKTGIFGLIFSAIGVLLVIGLGTRRTATTGSFGSTGDMIMLFSVLNWAVFLVISRGALKTDLPPAFVIFWEMFFSLISATIFVYTIGSDFSVIPSFTLGTWSALVFLGAFSSALAYLFWFQALAAFPVAKVVVFQFIQPIAGVIIAYFLIGERFTIWLFIGGAMILSGVWLVNRK